One window of Oncorhynchus masou masou isolate Uvic2021 chromosome 28, UVic_Omas_1.1, whole genome shotgun sequence genomic DNA carries:
- the LOC135517550 gene encoding uncharacterized protein LOC135517550 isoform X1, with product MEDDVLTTLKILIIGESGVGKSSLLLRFTDDTFDPELAATIGVDFKVKTISVDGNRAKLAIWDTAGQERFRTLTPSYYRGAQGVILVYDVTRRDTFTKLDNWLNELETYCTRNDLVKMLVGNKIDKALESATTLGKWHHQASGTMKIKELSKQVRDKVVEKYRSGLDYYIIVGWPSLHTRRQTHWLHVIYKTLLGKVPPYLSSLVTIAYPTCSTRSSRYISLITPKTNSFFGRLSFQFFAANDWNKLHKSLKLETLISLTSFKHQLSEQLTDYCTCTYPTYNLAQTTTSFPTVFNLFIYFSPLHPIIFISTLHILPLQIYHSSVLLAILYLLCHHGLFLPLPPLSHLICSHRI from the exons tCTTCTCTTGAGATTCACAGATGACACATTTGACCCGGAATTGGCAGCAACAATAG gcGTTGATTTCAAAGTGAAGACCATTTCAGTGGATGGGAACAGGGCAAAGTTGGCAATATGG GACACGGCTGGCCAGGAGCGTTTCCGAACCCTGACGCCTAGTTACTACCGGGGCGCTCAGGGAGTCATCCTGG TGTATGACGTAACACGACGGGATACTTTCACCAAGCTAGACAACTGGCTCAATGAGCTGGAGACGTACTGTACAAGGAATGACCTCGTCAAGATGCTGGTCGGGAACAAAATTGATAAG gcactAGAGTCTGCAACCACACTTGGCAagtggcaccaccaagcaagcggcaccatgaagatcaaggagctctccaaacaggtcagggacaaagttgtggagaagtacagatcagggttggattattatattattgttggctggccctcacttcatactcgtcgccaaacccactggctccatgtcatctacaagaccctgctaggtaaagtccccccttatctcagctcgctggtcaccatagcatatcccacctgtagcacacgctccagcaggtatatctctctaatcacccccaaaaccaattctttctttggccgcctctccttccagttctttgctgccaatgactggaacaaactacacaaatctctgaaactggaaacacttatctccctcactagctttaagcaccaactgtcagagcagctcacagattactgcacctgtacatatcccacctataatttagcccaaacaactacctctttccctactgtatttaatttatttatttatttttctcctttgcaccccattattttcaTTTCTACTttacacattcttccattgcaaatctaccattccagtgttttacttgctatattgtatttactttgccaccatggcctttttttgcctttacctcccttatctcacctcatttgctcacatcgtatatag